The DNA region GGCGTTGCCTACGAGATCGACCTGAAGAGCGCCAACGCGGACAAGCTCCGCGGTCTGCTGGCGCCGTACGTCGAGAAGGGTCGCAAGCAGAGCGGCCGGCTGGCCGCCGCCCGCCGCCCGGGCCGCGGTTCGGCCCCGCGGCCGTCCGGCAGCGTCCCGGACACCGCCAAGATCCGCGCGTGGGCCAAGGACCAGGGCATGGACGTCAACGACCGGGGCCGCGTTCCGAGCAACGTGCGCGAGGCCTACGAGAAGGCCAACGCGGCCTGACCCGGGCGGCGCCCGGCCGCCCGGACGGGTGCGGGGTCCCGGAGGCCGCGCGAGGCGTCCACGGCACACGCGCGGGGCGCGGAGGGCAATCCTCCGCGCCCCGCGGCGCACGCCCGGGCAGCGGCCGCTCCGGCGCCGCCCCCGGGGGCGGGCGCGTGGGCCGGCGCGTGTACGGACGCGGGGACGGCTGCCCGATCGGGCAGTACGCCGGGCACCGGTCCCGTCGCCGGTCCGGACCGCGGCGCGGGCGCGGGCGCGGGCGGCGGAACAATCACGGCCTGTGCAACGCTGTAGGGGCGAAAGCGGTAACGCGGACACCACCGGTATGGCGTACCGCCCGTGACTGCCGGGGCTGAAGCGCCGTCACCACCGGGCGACTTCTCGCCAGGCGAACACCGCCACCGCGGAAACTGCGCGAGAACCGCCCCGATACCGGGTATGAATGCAGGTGGACGGGGTCCGCGACCCCGTCCGGGGCAGTACGCGCGACCAGACGGACGCCCGCCGGCTGCGCTGCGGCGGGTGTTGTTCGCCGATGGCGTAGCGGTATCCGGTGCATCCGGCCCGCCTGTGGGAACACCGTCTCCCAACATCAGGTTGGGATTGGTGTCGGCTGGTCGCGCAGCATGTCGCTCCCCTACCAGGGAGTGAATCCGTGGGCCGCGCCGCTGAGCGGGACTAGCATGCGGAAGGACAGGGCGGGGACGGACCCCGAACTGCCCGACCGCTCTGAG from Kitasatospora sp. NBC_00458 includes:
- a CDS encoding histone-like nucleoid-structuring protein Lsr2 translates to MAQRVQVILEDDLDGGSADETVTFALDGVAYEIDLKSANADKLRGLLAPYVEKGRKQSGRLAAARRPGRGSAPRPSGSVPDTAKIRAWAKDQGMDVNDRGRVPSNVREAYEKANAA